Proteins found in one candidate division WOR-3 bacterium genomic segment:
- a CDS encoding DUF362 domain-containing protein: MPTRAKVAVLFTRPETVLDDYRRLIRLAEADRFLSPGKTTILKDNISWHFPMPSANTTPWQLEGTVLGLRDLGYTDLSVVQNKTVVIDTHKGEDLNRYVPIFRKCNLPVLYNFKAEDIKWVPYKPKSELLALHKVYPKGLRLPDYFFGKNIVHLPTVKCHIYTTTTGAMKNAFGGLLTTNRHYTHTWIHETLVDLLAIQKEIHSGIFAVMDGTTAGNGPGPRTMTPVVKNVILASGDQTAIDAIAAKLMGFDPLSIGYIRLAHERGLGVGDPKEIELVGDDVSKENWGFDVGYNFHRFLGWLSWYGPTKFLQKLVLRPPLVFFPILVSAVNHDVIQWPLRYKRVYERWRKETPWGRLFQEYERKGCLLVE; encoded by the coding sequence ATGCCAACCAGGGCCAAAGTTGCCGTCCTGTTCACTAGACCCGAAACCGTGCTCGACGACTATCGTCGGCTCATCCGTCTTGCTGAAGCCGACCGGTTCCTTTCCCCAGGCAAGACCACGATTCTCAAGGACAACATCTCCTGGCACTTTCCGATGCCTTCGGCCAATACTACGCCGTGGCAACTTGAGGGCACGGTACTGGGTCTGCGGGATTTGGGATACACGGACTTGTCGGTAGTGCAGAACAAGACCGTGGTGATAGATACGCACAAGGGCGAGGACCTGAACCGCTACGTGCCGATATTCAGGAAGTGCAATCTGCCGGTCCTGTATAACTTCAAGGCAGAGGACATCAAATGGGTTCCGTACAAACCGAAATCAGAGCTACTTGCACTGCACAAAGTCTATCCCAAAGGCCTGCGCCTGCCGGACTACTTCTTCGGCAAGAACATCGTCCATCTGCCCACAGTGAAATGTCACATCTATACCACCACCACCGGCGCGATGAAGAACGCCTTCGGCGGACTGCTCACAACCAACCGCCACTATACCCATACCTGGATCCACGAGACCCTGGTTGACCTTCTCGCCATCCAGAAGGAAATCCACTCCGGCATCTTTGCAGTGATGGACGGTACGACCGCAGGCAATGGCCCGGGTCCGCGCACAATGACTCCGGTGGTGAAAAACGTGATTCTTGCCTCCGGAGACCAGACTGCGATTGACGCAATTGCGGCCAAGCTGATGGGTTTTGATCCTTTGTCCATCGGCTACATCCGGCTCGCGCACGAACGTGGTCTTGGCGTCGGCGACCCGAAGGAAATTGAGCTCGTGGGCGACGACGTGTCCAAAGAGAATTGGGGCTTTGACGTCGGATACAACTTCCACCGGTTTCTCGGCTGGCTGTCATGGTACGGACCGACTAAGTTCTTACAGAAGCTCGTACTCCGGCCACCCCTGGTCTTCTTCCCCATACTCGTATCGGCCGTGAACCACGATGTCATCCAGTGGCCCTTGCGGTACAAGCGGGTGTACGAACGCTGGCGCAAGGAGACGCCTTGGGGCAGGCTGTTCCAGGAGTACGAACGCAAAGGCTGTCTCTTAGTAGAGTGA
- a CDS encoding FlgD immunoglobulin-like domain containing protein — MWPSTRDARIHAARVDQQSHTRTRTSAVLASVLVLAGSSLASLGRTIAIEQWTDRYVAWHKANEFRAFGHTSSADLAWWESYLLQSYLVMYTTTKDTFWLSRFCVHADTMIALMSDAPDSGRFWPGYRDKFLGWGTSRYDPDSSYQEYLVHDAQICLPVARFCRLVLTTPDLWVQFGARARYYLSVIEANIVSKWFVNWNSCRGDAEHLAGFGGWNPLPQNQFLVFGNLLLVLSDITGSVGPVPRSFYLSVPDSMARMFRSSLAHDSMHDAWLWSHWLLASQPMRYEDISHANLDISFALEARGHGTVFNDSDLRCLAHTLTRVMWDGSEIDPKFSRFVNGTGSYADYTPLADWLQLCDYDPKVYQLVRQAYLVHPEWTLPTSTSSHRALVTAHLARLASNPERERAAFDRSTASDSCCVPGPSRPQFRERGTDTGPAGSIAISPNPFRTKTTINLAPVTPASEFRLSTLRIHDTAGRLVRCIESDGVERGGSSIIWDGTDESGRLVPAGIYVCVLESQDNPVVMPVRFLPVAP, encoded by the coding sequence TTGTGGCCTAGCACCCGCGATGCCAGAATTCACGCCGCAAGAGTCGACCAGCAGAGTCACACAAGAACCAGAACATCCGCGGTTCTAGCTTCGGTCCTGGTGCTGGCCGGTTCGTCTCTCGCCAGCTTGGGACGGACGATAGCGATAGAACAGTGGACGGACCGGTATGTAGCGTGGCACAAAGCCAATGAGTTCCGTGCGTTCGGCCATACCAGTTCGGCTGACCTTGCATGGTGGGAATCTTACCTTCTGCAATCTTACCTTGTCATGTACACCACAACCAAAGACACATTCTGGCTCAGCCGGTTCTGCGTCCACGCTGACACAATGATCGCCCTGATGAGCGATGCACCTGACTCGGGCAGATTCTGGCCTGGGTATCGGGACAAATTTCTCGGTTGGGGCACGAGTCGGTACGACCCTGACAGCAGTTATCAGGAATACCTAGTCCACGACGCGCAGATCTGTCTGCCGGTGGCCCGATTCTGTCGGCTTGTGCTTACGACACCGGACCTTTGGGTACAATTCGGAGCGAGGGCTAGATACTATCTATCAGTCATCGAGGCGAACATCGTATCCAAGTGGTTTGTTAATTGGAACTCCTGTCGCGGCGATGCCGAACACCTGGCCGGATTCGGCGGTTGGAATCCGCTGCCGCAGAACCAGTTTCTGGTTTTCGGGAACCTACTGCTGGTTCTATCCGACATTACCGGTTCAGTTGGCCCGGTTCCCCGCTCTTTCTATTTGAGTGTACCAGATTCAATGGCTCGGATGTTCCGGTCCAGCCTGGCTCACGACTCGATGCACGATGCTTGGCTATGGTCGCACTGGCTCCTGGCCAGCCAGCCGATGCGCTACGAAGACATTTCCCATGCCAACCTGGACATATCGTTCGCACTCGAGGCCCGTGGCCACGGTACGGTGTTCAACGACTCAGACCTCAGGTGTCTTGCTCACACTTTGACTCGAGTCATGTGGGACGGTTCAGAGATAGACCCGAAATTCTCGCGCTTTGTAAATGGAACTGGTAGTTACGCCGATTACACGCCGCTTGCTGACTGGCTCCAGCTCTGTGACTACGACCCCAAGGTGTACCAGCTCGTGCGGCAGGCGTATCTCGTACATCCGGAATGGACATTGCCGACTTCAACAAGCTCGCACCGCGCCCTTGTTACCGCGCACCTGGCCCGGCTTGCCTCAAACCCGGAACGCGAACGAGCTGCGTTCGACCGATCTACTGCGTCTGACTCATGTTGCGTCCCCGGTCCTTCAAGACCGCAGTTTCGGGAACGTGGCACCGACACTGGCCCGGCAGGGTCAATAGCCATCTCGCCGAACCCATTTCGAACCAAGACCACAATAAACCTGGCCCCGGTGACACCTGCCTCAGAGTTCCGGCTATCTACCCTTCGCATCCACGATACTGCCGGACGCCTGGTTCGCTGTATTGAATCAGACGGTGTGGAGCGTGGCGGGTCAAGCATCATCTGGGACGGTACCGACGAGTCAGGCCGACTAGTTCCTGCCGGCATCTATGTCTGCGTCCTCGAGAGTCAGGACAACCCTGTGGTCATGCCGGTCAGATTCCTGCCGGTCGCGCCCTAG
- a CDS encoding pyridoxine 5'-phosphate synthase: MKTLSVNIDHVATLRQARGELFPDPVQAAALVELGGADGITVHLRQDRRHINDRDVELLRRTIKTELTVEMAATEEMIRIACRVKPDQVTLVPELVTERTTTRGLDLLTEARGLDDKVRRLKRAGIRVSMFIEPHPKQVAAAAKLGAWVVELNTDRYSRGWRRKPALLEELVQAQAAAKDVGLVVHVGHGLDYLNVVPIVERGIAEGFSIGFSIVARAVAVGLPAAVAEMKRILAKCG, from the coding sequence ATGAAAACGCTTTCGGTGAACATTGACCACGTTGCTACCCTGCGCCAGGCCCGGGGCGAGCTTTTCCCAGACCCGGTGCAGGCCGCGGCTCTGGTCGAGCTTGGCGGTGCTGATGGCATAACCGTGCACCTGAGGCAGGACCGCCGGCATATCAATGACCGGGATGTCGAGCTTCTGCGCAGGACCATCAAGACCGAGCTGACTGTGGAGATGGCCGCGACCGAGGAGATGATACGGATTGCCTGCCGGGTCAAACCGGACCAGGTGACGCTTGTGCCTGAGCTCGTCACCGAGCGGACTACGACCCGGGGTCTTGACCTGCTGACGGAAGCGCGCGGGCTTGACGACAAGGTGCGGCGTCTGAAGCGAGCCGGCATCAGGGTAAGTATGTTCATCGAACCACACCCCAAACAGGTTGCGGCCGCGGCCAAACTCGGGGCCTGGGTTGTGGAGTTAAACACAGACCGATACAGTCGGGGCTGGCGCAGGAAGCCGGCGCTGCTTGAGGAGCTCGTACAGGCGCAGGCGGCGGCCAAGGACGTGGGTCTTGTTGTCCATGTCGGTCACGGCCTTGACTATCTGAACGTCGTGCCCATTGTGGAGCGAGGCATCGCTGAAGGGTTCAGTATCGGATTTTCCATCGTGGCCCGTGCGGTTGCAGTCGGACTGCCGGCCGCAGTGGCCGAAATGAAACGAATACTAGCGAAATGCGGATAG
- a CDS encoding ExsB family transcriptional regulator gives MSIKEITPQELDAEQFIVQKVKEITDEVGNGLAINALSGGVDSSVVTMLGHLALGDRLRTVFVDNGLMRKGEPEHVVSTFAALGVRVELVPAQEVFFRALAGLTDPEEKREAITRAFYKQVFADIVRSSGAKYLLQGTNLTDIEETVAGVKRQHNILEQLGIDPMKEYGYKVVEPLTELRKAAVRIVAKALGLPKEVYDRFPFPGPALAARIIGEVTSERVAIVRQATAIVEETFKDSGAFQYLAILHADNVTGIRQGRREFGHQIEVRCWDSTDAREARPTRVRFETLERLAQRITTEVPGVVSVTYNIASKPPSTIEAI, from the coding sequence ATGTCAATCAAGGAAATCACCCCGCAAGAACTCGACGCAGAGCAGTTCATCGTCCAGAAGGTGAAGGAAATCACCGATGAAGTCGGCAACGGCCTGGCCATCAACGCCCTTTCCGGTGGAGTAGATTCTTCGGTCGTCACGATGCTCGGCCACCTCGCCCTGGGTGACCGGCTGCGCACCGTGTTCGTTGACAACGGCCTGATGCGCAAAGGTGAACCGGAACATGTCGTTTCAACCTTCGCCGCGCTCGGTGTCAGGGTCGAGCTGGTCCCGGCCCAGGAGGTATTCTTCCGCGCGCTTGCCGGCCTAACCGACCCCGAGGAAAAGCGCGAAGCAATCACCCGGGCATTCTACAAACAGGTTTTCGCCGACATCGTGCGCTCCAGCGGCGCAAAGTACCTGCTCCAGGGCACGAATCTCACCGACATCGAAGAGACCGTCGCCGGGGTAAAACGACAGCACAACATCTTAGAGCAGCTCGGCATTGACCCAATGAAAGAATACGGGTACAAGGTCGTAGAACCACTCACCGAACTACGTAAGGCCGCGGTCAGGATAGTTGCCAAGGCGCTGGGCCTGCCTAAAGAAGTCTATGACCGATTCCCGTTTCCGGGCCCGGCCCTGGCTGCGCGCATCATCGGCGAAGTCACGTCCGAACGAGTCGCAATCGTACGCCAGGCAACCGCGATTGTCGAAGAAACGTTCAAGGATTCTGGTGCGTTCCAGTACCTTGCAATTCTCCATGCCGACAATGTTACCGGTATCAGACAAGGTCGCCGCGAGTTCGGCCATCAGATTGAGGTGCGTTGCTGGGACAGCACCGACGCGCGCGAAGCCAGGCCAACCCGTGTTCGGTTTGAGACACTTGAACGCCTGGCCCAGCGCATCACGACCGAAGTACCGGGCGTCGTCAGTGTAACGTACAATATTGCTTCGAAACCGCCCTCGACAATCGAAGCAATCTAA
- a CDS encoding metallopeptidase TldD-related protein, whose translation MPDTSYQKSALRAEDGDRRKRMNLERIREYLDKADGVSDWILSSRETDSLTIIRLPAIYTVESGRFIAHENPHPREVISSPSETVEVTIFSSFEVDGSTWLGDASGQFTSDHEAVLKTVTANLVAACRSQRNKPFPLPGKDEHYPEVELADPQLAGLDHAALIERGQQFNNRIVAACANKPGVAVSNLEVFIHRTRVRTLSSAGLDLVYPATRIDVEICFLGRPSDDKVGEHTARLSCRRLSDLDPEAIVAEYAAAARDIALASPPPHWQGPVVLSGEAAADFLTLQNSPLVFHANARMVYEKTGRYEKGKSVWADKPLAGEPLNLVSDPLVPFGLRSGRLFEADATPCRPVTVVKDGCYDGLIGPRRYFYYLGLLEQGIQPAGTLGNTLIPPGQNPIEQLTSADCVVVRAFSAFSVDVASGQFAVEIRLGELHKNGNTTPFKGGLLVGNWFEALADARYSRETQVYQSYHGPKAVRLGNLKVAA comes from the coding sequence GTGCCAGATACAAGTTATCAGAAATCAGCGCTGCGGGCAGAAGACGGCGACCGGAGGAAACGAATGAACTTGGAACGCATCCGAGAGTATCTAGACAAGGCAGATGGCGTCAGTGACTGGATACTTTCCAGCCGGGAAACAGACTCCCTGACCATCATCCGGCTGCCGGCAATCTATACCGTGGAGTCCGGACGGTTCATTGCCCACGAAAACCCGCATCCGCGCGAAGTAATCTCCTCTCCGTCAGAAACCGTGGAGGTCACCATCTTCTCCTCATTCGAGGTAGATGGCTCAACCTGGCTTGGCGACGCATCCGGCCAGTTCACATCTGACCACGAGGCCGTGCTGAAGACGGTGACAGCCAATCTGGTTGCCGCGTGCCGTAGCCAACGCAACAAACCATTTCCCTTACCTGGGAAGGATGAGCACTACCCGGAAGTGGAACTGGCCGACCCGCAACTAGCCGGACTTGACCATGCGGCCCTGATTGAACGCGGCCAGCAGTTCAACAATCGCATCGTCGCCGCATGCGCGAATAAGCCGGGTGTCGCAGTATCCAACCTGGAGGTTTTCATTCACCGAACCCGTGTGCGGACGCTCAGCTCGGCCGGCCTTGACCTAGTCTATCCAGCCACGAGAATTGACGTTGAGATATGCTTCCTCGGTCGGCCCTCAGATGACAAGGTAGGCGAACACACTGCCCGCCTGTCCTGCCGTCGGCTCTCGGACTTGGACCCGGAAGCAATCGTGGCTGAGTACGCCGCTGCAGCCCGCGACATCGCGCTTGCTTCGCCTCCGCCCCACTGGCAGGGCCCGGTCGTACTTTCAGGAGAAGCAGCCGCTGACTTTCTCACCCTGCAGAATTCGCCACTGGTGTTTCATGCCAACGCCCGGATGGTGTACGAGAAGACCGGCCGATACGAGAAAGGCAAATCGGTCTGGGCAGACAAGCCGCTGGCCGGAGAGCCCCTGAATCTTGTCTCAGACCCGCTCGTGCCATTTGGTCTGCGCAGTGGCCGGCTGTTCGAAGCCGACGCCACCCCCTGCCGGCCGGTAACCGTCGTCAAGGACGGCTGCTACGACGGGCTGATTGGGCCCCGACGCTACTTCTACTACCTTGGACTCCTTGAGCAGGGCATTCAGCCTGCCGGAACCCTGGGCAACACTCTGATCCCTCCGGGCCAGAACCCAATCGAGCAATTGACCTCGGCTGACTGCGTTGTCGTGCGCGCGTTCTCGGCGTTCAGCGTTGATGTGGCATCGGGTCAGTTCGCGGTGGAAATCAGACTGGGCGAACTTCACAAGAATGGCAATACCACGCCGTTCAAGGGCGGCCTACTCGTCGGCAACTGGTTCGAAGCCCTGGCCGATGCTCGCTACTCGAGAGAAACTCAGGTCTATCAGTCCTATCACGGTCCAAAGGCTGTCCGGCTCGGCAATCTCAAGGTAGCCGCCTAG
- a CDS encoding TldD/PmbA family protein: MSQRLPEELENLRGFLPELVAEVRKKAPYASALVTQQGGVSVFKTKSEEKVMPILPDPGIRITAWDGATFHSVATNRLQDRWYLKNLARGLAASLSVKPGPVPDTGPSLDRHFRTQYEQDPLVIPTSERQELCGRLYEAISGRDKRIAMTQVVNRSLAEYRLFCDGPRLLSSEVVRTILFAVAIAADGTKQIQNYDKLSGPGWEALRPATDSWAHAMADETVACLAAVPLEPGEYHCILDPDVAGTLAHESFGHGCELDTMMRGAARALLFIGKRVGSDLVNIVDEPGRPGTNGSVFFSDDGVLAEEPVVLVKNGILQPTMMCDRYSYLLMKDRLPGLKQSASGRLETWSRPIYARMTCTYFLPRPKAEGGMTRDEMIATTDSGVLLQRMTSGMEDPLGWGVQLQVLHGLEIKSGQLTGRRHYQVGVTGYVPDVLASVDAVGTELDTTSAGTCGKGHKEWVRNASGGPYIRCRMKLG, from the coding sequence ATGAGCCAGCGCCTGCCTGAAGAACTAGAAAACCTGCGCGGATTCCTGCCAGAGCTTGTGGCCGAGGTAAGGAAGAAAGCACCCTATGCCAGTGCGCTCGTGACTCAGCAGGGTGGCGTAAGCGTGTTCAAGACCAAGAGCGAAGAAAAGGTGATGCCCATCCTGCCTGACCCGGGCATCAGAATTACCGCCTGGGACGGAGCAACATTTCACTCGGTGGCAACGAACCGGCTGCAGGACCGCTGGTATCTGAAGAACCTGGCTCGCGGCCTGGCCGCCTCACTCTCGGTGAAACCCGGCCCAGTTCCGGATACCGGCCCTTCACTTGACCGACACTTCCGCACCCAGTACGAGCAGGACCCGCTTGTCATCCCGACCAGCGAACGTCAGGAGTTGTGCGGCCGGTTGTACGAGGCCATCTCCGGCCGGGACAAGCGCATCGCAATGACCCAGGTTGTGAACCGGTCGCTGGCCGAGTACCGGCTGTTCTGCGACGGTCCGCGGCTTCTTTCAAGCGAAGTCGTCCGCACCATCTTGTTCGCGGTCGCGATTGCTGCTGACGGCACAAAGCAGATTCAGAACTACGACAAGCTATCCGGCCCGGGCTGGGAAGCGCTCAGACCCGCGACCGATTCCTGGGCCCATGCGATGGCCGACGAGACGGTCGCATGCCTAGCCGCGGTTCCGCTCGAGCCCGGCGAGTACCACTGCATCCTGGACCCGGACGTGGCCGGCACCCTGGCGCACGAATCATTCGGCCACGGCTGTGAACTCGACACGATGATGCGCGGCGCAGCACGGGCGCTTCTTTTCATCGGCAAGCGGGTCGGCTCCGACCTCGTGAACATCGTTGATGAGCCAGGCCGGCCCGGTACCAATGGCTCGGTTTTCTTCTCGGACGACGGCGTACTGGCCGAGGAACCGGTCGTTCTCGTCAAGAACGGCATCCTCCAGCCCACGATGATGTGCGACCGATACTCGTACCTATTGATGAAGGACCGACTGCCCGGTCTGAAGCAGTCCGCGTCCGGCCGGCTGGAAACATGGAGCCGTCCGATCTACGCCAGGATGACCTGCACCTACTTCTTGCCGCGGCCCAAGGCAGAAGGCGGGATGACCAGAGACGAAATGATTGCCACAACTGACTCGGGCGTGCTGCTACAACGAATGACATCCGGTATGGAAGACCCACTCGGCTGGGGTGTCCAACTTCAGGTCCTGCACGGGCTTGAGATAAAGTCCGGCCAGCTTACCGGCCGGCGCCACTACCAGGTCGGCGTCACCGGATACGTGCCAGACGTGCTTGCCAGCGTGGATGCGGTCGGGACCGAACTGGACACGACCTCGGCCGGCACCTGCGGCAAGGGCCACAAGGAATGGGTGCGCAACGCCAGCGGTGGGCCGTACATCCGCTGTCGAATGAAACTGGGGTAG